The following coding sequences are from one Bombus terrestris chromosome 14, iyBomTerr1.2, whole genome shotgun sequence window:
- the LOC100652138 gene encoding liprin-alpha-1 isoform X5 — MWNMMCDVMPTIAEDSISQRSSQYSGEDANFEQLMVSMLDERDKLVESLRENQERLQETEARLQEVEKERDSLNRQLNANIPQDFSQLTKELAAARESILEREEEISELKAERNNTRLLLEHLECLVSRHERSLRMTVVKRQAAAQSGVSSEVEVLKALKSLFEHHKALDEKVRERLRVALERNTSLEEELAITKEELQQYKLSGHAPKNIEDRPKENGQAEDGQQQNKNETEQAGGQQEQQQQPQQQQLQQSVQKLGTEKSTEIESRLSNGSLDPVDQDSAARVIDLQATLDKQSSELSTWQRRVAELSGRVAELEETLSKTQKDLLKTQETNVKLQRDLRENVAQKEDQEERIATLEKRYLNAQRESTSLHDLNEKLEQELQHKKAQLKLQEEKIAAIQEKLELAEQKLAQYAKLPEMEEQLKQRMEALTQAQERHGSAEDRIQRLETQLEEKNAEVMRVNQRLKMNEEHNTRLSTTVDKLLSESNERLQVHLKERMHALEEKNALTQELEKTRKIAEDLQNEKAEIVKELGKARLEIDNVKRQMLQQEIAFNIQQTDALTRSLSPNAVDPGSFSRSASHSSFDTHSLPRRTGKRPAIEDDPAKNYVARTLAEQEWEKLQQAHVLANVQQAFDVSSDAEGDGDNESLFSCAADVISPTGHTDAQTLALMLQEQLDAINNEIRLIQEEKQSTEARAEELESRVGSLEHMNLLARGRSLERASPPLSGRSTPKSHHSPNRDYLHKYHTAPASMSPAHLHQYAASLASPGQLSESLPASQLQLSGEELHSVSERDSTGGAGSGGSDAASPLTARSIRLERVAQALAHSQEELRRRTGQAGFPSSGFPAHSRHGQHNNGALNSGTPPSPLSSRHSSQDSLHKNNLSGVGLPIGQLSSSHLHMQSTMSPATAAAVAAAQKKKGIKSSLGRFFSKKEKIKGKDTPMPGDIPGMGGANTPADPDYGDNVSVAGTMGSKSDFDRRKKKSPSMFGSMLDSSRHELLAEAMKAGTPFALWNGPTVVAWLELWVGMPTWYVAACRANVKSGAIMSALSDTEIQREIGISNPLHRLKLRLAIQEMVSLTSPSAPKTSRTTLAFGDMNHEWIGNVWLPSLGLPQYRSTFMECLVDARMLDHLTKKDLRGQLRMVDSFHRTSLQYGISCLKRLNYDRQQLEERRRMAEGANVDVLVWSNDRVIRWVQSIGLKEYGNNLLESGVHGALIALDESFDANSFALALQIPTQNTQARQLLEMEFANLLTVGTERRLDEANSMKS, encoded by the exons gATTTCTCTCAGTTGACGAAGGAGCTCGCAGCAGCGCGCGAAAGTATcctagaaagagaagaagagatatCGGAACTAAAAGCAGAAAGGAATAATACTCGT CTTCTGCTCGAGCATCTGGAATGCCTGGTTTCCCGACATGAACGATCGCTTAGGATGACTGTAGTGAAGAGGCAAGCCGCCGCGCAATCTGGAGTATCGTCCGAAGTTGAAGTGCTCAAAGCTCTAAAAAGTCTGTTCGAGCACCACAAGGCTTTAGACGAGAAA GTGCGTGAACGATTACGAGTTGCATTAGAAAGGAATACAAGCCTGGAAGAAGAGCTAGCTATTACCAAAGAAGAG CTCCAGCAATATAAATTAAGTGGACATGCGCCTAAAAATATAGAAGATAGACCCAAAGAGAACGGGCAGGCGGAAGATGGGCAGCAACAGAACAAG AATGAGACTGAGCAGGCAGGAGGCCAGCAGGAACAGCAACAACAACCGCAACAACAACAACTGCAGCAGTCAGTACAAAAACTAGGTACGGAGAAGTCAACAGAGATCGAAAGTAGACTGAGCAATGGCAGTCTCGATCCTGTGGACCAGGATTCTGCGGCGCGCGTAATAGATTTGCAAGCTACTCTTGACAAGCAG AGCTCAGAGTTGAGCACATGGCAGCGGCGGGTAGCCGAATTAAGTGGCCGTGTAGCAGAGTTGGAAGAAACTTTGTCCAAGACTCAGAAAGATCTTCTGAAAACCCAAGAAACGAATGTCAAACTGCAGAGAGATTTACGTGAAAATGTTGCCCAAAAAGAGGACCAAGAAGAGAGGATAGCGACTCTTGAAAAACGTTATCTTAATGCTCAACGAGAGTCCACTAGTTTACATGATCTCAATGAGAAGCTGGAGCAAGAGCTGCAGCATAAGAAAGCTCAATTAAAG CtccaagaagaaaaaatagCGGCGATACAGGAGAAACTAGAACTCGCAGAACAAAAATTAGCCCAATACGCTAAGTTACCAGAAATGGAAGAGCAATTAAAGCAGAGGATGGAGGCTCTGACGCAG GCTCAAGAAAGACACGGCAGCGCAGAGGATAGAATACAGCGGTTGGAAACGCAACTTGAAGAAAAGAATGCAGAAGTGATGCGTGTCAATCAACGACTTAAGATGAATGAGGAGCATAATACGCGGCTTAGTACAACTGTTGATAAACTTTTGTCAg AATCTAATGAAAGATTGCAAGTACATTTAAAAGAAAGGATGCACGCATTAGAAGAGAAAAACGCACTCACGCAAGAACTGGAAAAGACTAGGAAGATTGCGGAAGATCTTCAAAATGAGAAGGCCGAAATAGTTAAGGAATTAGGGAAAGCTCGCCTTGAAATCGATAACGTGAAAAGGCAGATGCTTCAGCAAGAAATTGCGTTCAATATTCAACAAACTGATGCTCTAACTCGAAGTTTGTCCCCTAATGCAGTGGATCCAGGTTCCTTTTCTAGGAGTGCAAGTCATAGTAGTTTTGATACCCATTCTTTACCAAGAAGAACGGGTAAACGACCTGCAATCGAAGATGATCCAGCAAAG aattatgtaGCGCGCACTTTAGCAGAGCAAGAATGGGAAAAGTTACAGCAGGCTCATGTCCTTGCGAATGTACAACAAGCATTTGATGTTTCTAGTGATGCAGAAGGTGACGGAGATAACGAAAGTTTATTCAGTTGTGCAGCTGATGTAATTAGTCCTACAGGACATACGGATGCTCAAACATTAGCATTAATGTTACAAGAACAATTAGATgcaattaataatgaaattagatTAATCCAG GAAGAAAAGCAAAGTACCGAGGCGCGTGCCGAGGAGTTGGAGTCCCGGGTTGGTAGTCTTGAACATATGAATTTGTTAGCCAGAGGGCGAAGTCTCGAACGAGCATCTCCACCATTAAGTGGACGATCCACTCCAAAATCGCATCATAGTCCAAACAGagattatttacataaatatcataCA GCACCAGCATCAATGTCTCCAGCGCATCTCCATCAATATGCTGCCTCTTTAGCTAGTCCAGGTCAACTTTCGGAATCCCTTCCTGCGAGCCAG tTGCAGTTATcaggcgaagaattgcattcAGTGAGCGAAAGAGATAGCACTGGTGGTGCAGGAAGTGGTGGTAGCGATGCAGCTTCACCGTTAACTGCTCGATCGATCAGGCTAGAACGAGTAGCCCAGGCACTTGCTCACAGTCAAGAGGAACTTAGAAG ACGCACTGGACAAGCCGGATTTCCCAGCAGTGGTTTTCCTGCTCACAG CAGGCATGGGCAACATAACAACGGCGCACTCAATTCTGGGACTCCCCCTTCCCCATTGTCCTCACGTCATAGCAGCCAGGACAGTTTGCATAAGAACAACTTGTCTGGTGTTGGATTGCCAATTGGACAATTGTCTAGTTCGCATTTGCACATGCAATCTACCATGAGTCCAGCAACCGCAGCAGCAGTAGCTGCAGCTCAAAAGAAGAAAGGCATTAAGAGCAGTCTTGGTAGATTTTTCAGCAAGAAAGAAAAG ATCAAGGGGAAAGATACACCAATGCCTGGAGATATACCAGGTATGGGAGGAGCAAATACACCTGCAGATCCTGATTATGGAGATAATGTTTCTGTTGCTGGCACTATGGGTAGTAAAAGCGATTTTGAtcgtagaaaaaagaaaag TCCAAGTATGTTTGGAAGTATGTTAGATTCCTCACGACACGAACTTCTGGCGGAGGCAATGAAAGCTGGAACACCTTTTGCTCTATGGAATGGACCAACTGTAGTGGCTTGGCTTGAGCTTTGGGTGGGCATGCCAACGTGGTATGTTGCAGCTTGCCGGGCAAATGTCAAAAGTGGTGCCATAATGAGTGCTCTTAGTGATACCGAAATTCAGCGTGAAATTGGCATAAG tAATCCTCTACATCGATTGAAACTACGGTTAGCTATTCAAGAAATGGTGTCACTTACAAGTCCATCAGCACCAAAAACTTCTCGCACAACCTTAGCATTTGGAGATATGAATCACGAATGGATTGGTAATGTTTGGCTTCCAAGTCTTGGTTTGCCACAGTATCGATCCACTTTCATGGAGTGCCTTGTTGATGCTAGAATGTTGGATCACCTTACCAAAAAGGACCTTCGTGGTCAACTTAGAATGGTTGATAGTTTTCACAG aACAAGCTTGCAATATGGCATTTCGTGTTTAAAACGATTAAATTATGATAGGCAACAATTAGAAGAAAGGAGACGAATGGCGGAAGGTGCGAACGTCGATGTTCTTGTATGGAGTAATGATCGTGTTATAAGATGGGTGCAATCTATCGGCCTGAAA gAATATGGTAACAACCTCTTAGAATCTGGGGTACATGGAGCTCTTATAGCCCTCGATGAAAGTTTCGACGCGAATAGTTTTGCTCTAGCTTTGCAAATTCCAACGCAAAACACACAA GCTCGGCAGTTGTTAGAGATGGAGTTTGCAAATTTATTAACAGTAGGAACAGAAAGGCGACTCGATGAAGCGAATAGTATGAAATCCTGA
- the LOC100652138 gene encoding liprin-alpha-2 isoform X10, with protein MWNMMCDVMPTIAEDSISQRSSQYSGEDANFEQLMVSMLDERDKLVESLRENQERLQETEARLQEVEKERDSLNRQLNANIPQDFSQLTKELAAARESILEREEEISELKAERNNTRLLLEHLECLVSRHERSLRMTVVKRQAAAQSGVSSEVEVLKALKSLFEHHKALDEKVRERLRVALERNTSLEEELAITKEELQQYKLSGHAPKNIEDRPKENGQAEDGQQQNKSSELSTWQRRVAELSGRVAELEETLSKTQKDLLKTQETNVKLQRDLRENVAQKEDQEERIATLEKRYLNAQRESTSLHDLNEKLEQELQHKKAQLKLQEEKIAAIQEKLELAEQKLAQYAKLPEMEEQLKQRMEALTQVRRPNQQAQERHGSAEDRIQRLETQLEEKNAEVMRVNQRLKMNEEHNTRLSTTVDKLLSESNERLQVHLKERMHALEEKNALTQELEKTRKIAEDLQNEKAEIVKELGKARLEIDNVKRQMLQQEIAFNIQQTDALTRSLSPNAVDPGSFSRSASHSSFDTHSLPRRTGKRPAIEDDPAKNYVARTLAEQEWEKLQQAHVLANVQQAFDVSSDAEGDGDNESLFSCAADVISPTGHTDAQTLALMLQEQLDAINNEIRLIQEEKQSTEARAEELESRVGSLEHMNLLARGRSLERASPPLSGRSTPKSHHSPNRDYLHKYHTAPASMSPAHLHQYAASLASPGQLSESLPASQLQLSGEELHSVSERDSTGGAGSGGSDAASPLTARSIRLERVAQALAHSQEELRRRTGQAGFPSSGFPAHSRHGQHNNGALNSGTPPSPLSSRHSSQDSLHKNNLSGVGLPIGQLSSSHLHMQSTMSPATAAAVAAAQKKKGIKSSLGRFFSKKEKIKGKDTPMPGDIPGMGGANTPADPDYGDNVSVAGTMGSKSDFDRRKKKSPSMFGSMLDSSRHELLAEAMKAGTPFALWNGPTVVAWLELWVGMPTWYVAACRANVKSGAIMSALSDTEIQREIGISNPLHRLKLRLAIQEMVSLTSPSAPKTSRTTLAFGDMNHEWIGNVWLPSLGLPQYRSTFMECLVDARMLDHLTKKDLRGQLRMVDSFHRTSLQYGISCLKRLNYDRQQLEERRRMAEGANVDVLVWSNDRVIRWVQSIGLKEYGNNLLESGVHGALIALDESFDANSFALALQIPTQNTQARQLLEMEFANLLTVGTERRLDEANSMKS; from the exons gATTTCTCTCAGTTGACGAAGGAGCTCGCAGCAGCGCGCGAAAGTATcctagaaagagaagaagagatatCGGAACTAAAAGCAGAAAGGAATAATACTCGT CTTCTGCTCGAGCATCTGGAATGCCTGGTTTCCCGACATGAACGATCGCTTAGGATGACTGTAGTGAAGAGGCAAGCCGCCGCGCAATCTGGAGTATCGTCCGAAGTTGAAGTGCTCAAAGCTCTAAAAAGTCTGTTCGAGCACCACAAGGCTTTAGACGAGAAA GTGCGTGAACGATTACGAGTTGCATTAGAAAGGAATACAAGCCTGGAAGAAGAGCTAGCTATTACCAAAGAAGAG CTCCAGCAATATAAATTAAGTGGACATGCGCCTAAAAATATAGAAGATAGACCCAAAGAGAACGGGCAGGCGGAAGATGGGCAGCAACAGAACAAG AGCTCAGAGTTGAGCACATGGCAGCGGCGGGTAGCCGAATTAAGTGGCCGTGTAGCAGAGTTGGAAGAAACTTTGTCCAAGACTCAGAAAGATCTTCTGAAAACCCAAGAAACGAATGTCAAACTGCAGAGAGATTTACGTGAAAATGTTGCCCAAAAAGAGGACCAAGAAGAGAGGATAGCGACTCTTGAAAAACGTTATCTTAATGCTCAACGAGAGTCCACTAGTTTACATGATCTCAATGAGAAGCTGGAGCAAGAGCTGCAGCATAAGAAAGCTCAATTAAAG CtccaagaagaaaaaatagCGGCGATACAGGAGAAACTAGAACTCGCAGAACAAAAATTAGCCCAATACGCTAAGTTACCAGAAATGGAAGAGCAATTAAAGCAGAGGATGGAGGCTCTGACGCAGGTGAGGAGGCCCAACCAG caGGCTCAAGAAAGACACGGCAGCGCAGAGGATAGAATACAGCGGTTGGAAACGCAACTTGAAGAAAAGAATGCAGAAGTGATGCGTGTCAATCAACGACTTAAGATGAATGAGGAGCATAATACGCGGCTTAGTACAACTGTTGATAAACTTTTGTCAg AATCTAATGAAAGATTGCAAGTACATTTAAAAGAAAGGATGCACGCATTAGAAGAGAAAAACGCACTCACGCAAGAACTGGAAAAGACTAGGAAGATTGCGGAAGATCTTCAAAATGAGAAGGCCGAAATAGTTAAGGAATTAGGGAAAGCTCGCCTTGAAATCGATAACGTGAAAAGGCAGATGCTTCAGCAAGAAATTGCGTTCAATATTCAACAAACTGATGCTCTAACTCGAAGTTTGTCCCCTAATGCAGTGGATCCAGGTTCCTTTTCTAGGAGTGCAAGTCATAGTAGTTTTGATACCCATTCTTTACCAAGAAGAACGGGTAAACGACCTGCAATCGAAGATGATCCAGCAAAG aattatgtaGCGCGCACTTTAGCAGAGCAAGAATGGGAAAAGTTACAGCAGGCTCATGTCCTTGCGAATGTACAACAAGCATTTGATGTTTCTAGTGATGCAGAAGGTGACGGAGATAACGAAAGTTTATTCAGTTGTGCAGCTGATGTAATTAGTCCTACAGGACATACGGATGCTCAAACATTAGCATTAATGTTACAAGAACAATTAGATgcaattaataatgaaattagatTAATCCAG GAAGAAAAGCAAAGTACCGAGGCGCGTGCCGAGGAGTTGGAGTCCCGGGTTGGTAGTCTTGAACATATGAATTTGTTAGCCAGAGGGCGAAGTCTCGAACGAGCATCTCCACCATTAAGTGGACGATCCACTCCAAAATCGCATCATAGTCCAAACAGagattatttacataaatatcataCA GCACCAGCATCAATGTCTCCAGCGCATCTCCATCAATATGCTGCCTCTTTAGCTAGTCCAGGTCAACTTTCGGAATCCCTTCCTGCGAGCCAG tTGCAGTTATcaggcgaagaattgcattcAGTGAGCGAAAGAGATAGCACTGGTGGTGCAGGAAGTGGTGGTAGCGATGCAGCTTCACCGTTAACTGCTCGATCGATCAGGCTAGAACGAGTAGCCCAGGCACTTGCTCACAGTCAAGAGGAACTTAGAAG ACGCACTGGACAAGCCGGATTTCCCAGCAGTGGTTTTCCTGCTCACAG CAGGCATGGGCAACATAACAACGGCGCACTCAATTCTGGGACTCCCCCTTCCCCATTGTCCTCACGTCATAGCAGCCAGGACAGTTTGCATAAGAACAACTTGTCTGGTGTTGGATTGCCAATTGGACAATTGTCTAGTTCGCATTTGCACATGCAATCTACCATGAGTCCAGCAACCGCAGCAGCAGTAGCTGCAGCTCAAAAGAAGAAAGGCATTAAGAGCAGTCTTGGTAGATTTTTCAGCAAGAAAGAAAAG ATCAAGGGGAAAGATACACCAATGCCTGGAGATATACCAGGTATGGGAGGAGCAAATACACCTGCAGATCCTGATTATGGAGATAATGTTTCTGTTGCTGGCACTATGGGTAGTAAAAGCGATTTTGAtcgtagaaaaaagaaaag TCCAAGTATGTTTGGAAGTATGTTAGATTCCTCACGACACGAACTTCTGGCGGAGGCAATGAAAGCTGGAACACCTTTTGCTCTATGGAATGGACCAACTGTAGTGGCTTGGCTTGAGCTTTGGGTGGGCATGCCAACGTGGTATGTTGCAGCTTGCCGGGCAAATGTCAAAAGTGGTGCCATAATGAGTGCTCTTAGTGATACCGAAATTCAGCGTGAAATTGGCATAAG tAATCCTCTACATCGATTGAAACTACGGTTAGCTATTCAAGAAATGGTGTCACTTACAAGTCCATCAGCACCAAAAACTTCTCGCACAACCTTAGCATTTGGAGATATGAATCACGAATGGATTGGTAATGTTTGGCTTCCAAGTCTTGGTTTGCCACAGTATCGATCCACTTTCATGGAGTGCCTTGTTGATGCTAGAATGTTGGATCACCTTACCAAAAAGGACCTTCGTGGTCAACTTAGAATGGTTGATAGTTTTCACAG aACAAGCTTGCAATATGGCATTTCGTGTTTAAAACGATTAAATTATGATAGGCAACAATTAGAAGAAAGGAGACGAATGGCGGAAGGTGCGAACGTCGATGTTCTTGTATGGAGTAATGATCGTGTTATAAGATGGGTGCAATCTATCGGCCTGAAA gAATATGGTAACAACCTCTTAGAATCTGGGGTACATGGAGCTCTTATAGCCCTCGATGAAAGTTTCGACGCGAATAGTTTTGCTCTAGCTTTGCAAATTCCAACGCAAAACACACAA GCTCGGCAGTTGTTAGAGATGGAGTTTGCAAATTTATTAACAGTAGGAACAGAAAGGCGACTCGATGAAGCGAATAGTATGAAATCCTGA
- the LOC100652138 gene encoding liprin-alpha-1 isoform X4: MWNMMCDVMPTIAEDSISQRSSQYSGEDANFEQLMVSMLDERDKLVESLRENQERLQETEARLQEVEKERDSLNRQLNANIPQDFSQLTKELAAARESILEREEEISELKAERNNTRLLLEHLECLVSRHERSLRMTVVKRQAAAQSGVSSEVEVLKALKSLFEHHKALDEKVRERLRVALERNTSLEEELAITKEELQQYKLSGHAPKNIEDRPKENGQAEDGQQQNKNETEQAGGQQEQQQQPQQQQLQQSVQKLGTEKSTEIESRLSNGSLDPVDQDSAARVIDLQATLDKQSSELSTWQRRVAELSGRVAELEETLSKTQKDLLKTQETNVKLQRDLRENVAQKEDQEERIATLEKRYLNAQRESTSLHDLNEKLEQELQHKKAQLKLQEEKIAAIQEKLELAEQKLAQYAKLPEMEEQLKQRMEALTQQAQERHGSAEDRIQRLETQLEEKNAEVMRVNQRLKMNEEHNTRLSTTVDKLLSESNERLQVHLKERMHALEEKNALTQELEKTRKIAEDLQNEKAEIVKELGKARLEIDNVKRQMLQQEIAFNIQQTDALTRSLSPNAVDPGSFSRSASHSSFDTHSLPRRTGKRPAIEDDPAKNYVARTLAEQEWEKLQQAHVLANVQQAFDVSSDAEGDGDNESLFSCAADVISPTGHTDAQTLALMLQEQLDAINNEIRLIQEEKQSTEARAEELESRVGSLEHMNLLARGRSLERASPPLSGRSTPKSHHSPNRDYLHKYHTAPASMSPAHLHQYAASLASPGQLSESLPASQLQLSGEELHSVSERDSTGGAGSGGSDAASPLTARSIRLERVAQALAHSQEELRRRTGQAGFPSSGFPAHSRHGQHNNGALNSGTPPSPLSSRHSSQDSLHKNNLSGVGLPIGQLSSSHLHMQSTMSPATAAAVAAAQKKKGIKSSLGRFFSKKEKIKGKDTPMPGDIPGMGGANTPADPDYGDNVSVAGTMGSKSDFDRRKKKSPSMFGSMLDSSRHELLAEAMKAGTPFALWNGPTVVAWLELWVGMPTWYVAACRANVKSGAIMSALSDTEIQREIGISNPLHRLKLRLAIQEMVSLTSPSAPKTSRTTLAFGDMNHEWIGNVWLPSLGLPQYRSTFMECLVDARMLDHLTKKDLRGQLRMVDSFHRTSLQYGISCLKRLNYDRQQLEERRRMAEGANVDVLVWSNDRVIRWVQSIGLKEYGNNLLESGVHGALIALDESFDANSFALALQIPTQNTQARQLLEMEFANLLTVGTERRLDEANSMKS; this comes from the exons gATTTCTCTCAGTTGACGAAGGAGCTCGCAGCAGCGCGCGAAAGTATcctagaaagagaagaagagatatCGGAACTAAAAGCAGAAAGGAATAATACTCGT CTTCTGCTCGAGCATCTGGAATGCCTGGTTTCCCGACATGAACGATCGCTTAGGATGACTGTAGTGAAGAGGCAAGCCGCCGCGCAATCTGGAGTATCGTCCGAAGTTGAAGTGCTCAAAGCTCTAAAAAGTCTGTTCGAGCACCACAAGGCTTTAGACGAGAAA GTGCGTGAACGATTACGAGTTGCATTAGAAAGGAATACAAGCCTGGAAGAAGAGCTAGCTATTACCAAAGAAGAG CTCCAGCAATATAAATTAAGTGGACATGCGCCTAAAAATATAGAAGATAGACCCAAAGAGAACGGGCAGGCGGAAGATGGGCAGCAACAGAACAAG AATGAGACTGAGCAGGCAGGAGGCCAGCAGGAACAGCAACAACAACCGCAACAACAACAACTGCAGCAGTCAGTACAAAAACTAGGTACGGAGAAGTCAACAGAGATCGAAAGTAGACTGAGCAATGGCAGTCTCGATCCTGTGGACCAGGATTCTGCGGCGCGCGTAATAGATTTGCAAGCTACTCTTGACAAGCAG AGCTCAGAGTTGAGCACATGGCAGCGGCGGGTAGCCGAATTAAGTGGCCGTGTAGCAGAGTTGGAAGAAACTTTGTCCAAGACTCAGAAAGATCTTCTGAAAACCCAAGAAACGAATGTCAAACTGCAGAGAGATTTACGTGAAAATGTTGCCCAAAAAGAGGACCAAGAAGAGAGGATAGCGACTCTTGAAAAACGTTATCTTAATGCTCAACGAGAGTCCACTAGTTTACATGATCTCAATGAGAAGCTGGAGCAAGAGCTGCAGCATAAGAAAGCTCAATTAAAG CtccaagaagaaaaaatagCGGCGATACAGGAGAAACTAGAACTCGCAGAACAAAAATTAGCCCAATACGCTAAGTTACCAGAAATGGAAGAGCAATTAAAGCAGAGGATGGAGGCTCTGACGCAG caGGCTCAAGAAAGACACGGCAGCGCAGAGGATAGAATACAGCGGTTGGAAACGCAACTTGAAGAAAAGAATGCAGAAGTGATGCGTGTCAATCAACGACTTAAGATGAATGAGGAGCATAATACGCGGCTTAGTACAACTGTTGATAAACTTTTGTCAg AATCTAATGAAAGATTGCAAGTACATTTAAAAGAAAGGATGCACGCATTAGAAGAGAAAAACGCACTCACGCAAGAACTGGAAAAGACTAGGAAGATTGCGGAAGATCTTCAAAATGAGAAGGCCGAAATAGTTAAGGAATTAGGGAAAGCTCGCCTTGAAATCGATAACGTGAAAAGGCAGATGCTTCAGCAAGAAATTGCGTTCAATATTCAACAAACTGATGCTCTAACTCGAAGTTTGTCCCCTAATGCAGTGGATCCAGGTTCCTTTTCTAGGAGTGCAAGTCATAGTAGTTTTGATACCCATTCTTTACCAAGAAGAACGGGTAAACGACCTGCAATCGAAGATGATCCAGCAAAG aattatgtaGCGCGCACTTTAGCAGAGCAAGAATGGGAAAAGTTACAGCAGGCTCATGTCCTTGCGAATGTACAACAAGCATTTGATGTTTCTAGTGATGCAGAAGGTGACGGAGATAACGAAAGTTTATTCAGTTGTGCAGCTGATGTAATTAGTCCTACAGGACATACGGATGCTCAAACATTAGCATTAATGTTACAAGAACAATTAGATgcaattaataatgaaattagatTAATCCAG GAAGAAAAGCAAAGTACCGAGGCGCGTGCCGAGGAGTTGGAGTCCCGGGTTGGTAGTCTTGAACATATGAATTTGTTAGCCAGAGGGCGAAGTCTCGAACGAGCATCTCCACCATTAAGTGGACGATCCACTCCAAAATCGCATCATAGTCCAAACAGagattatttacataaatatcataCA GCACCAGCATCAATGTCTCCAGCGCATCTCCATCAATATGCTGCCTCTTTAGCTAGTCCAGGTCAACTTTCGGAATCCCTTCCTGCGAGCCAG tTGCAGTTATcaggcgaagaattgcattcAGTGAGCGAAAGAGATAGCACTGGTGGTGCAGGAAGTGGTGGTAGCGATGCAGCTTCACCGTTAACTGCTCGATCGATCAGGCTAGAACGAGTAGCCCAGGCACTTGCTCACAGTCAAGAGGAACTTAGAAG ACGCACTGGACAAGCCGGATTTCCCAGCAGTGGTTTTCCTGCTCACAG CAGGCATGGGCAACATAACAACGGCGCACTCAATTCTGGGACTCCCCCTTCCCCATTGTCCTCACGTCATAGCAGCCAGGACAGTTTGCATAAGAACAACTTGTCTGGTGTTGGATTGCCAATTGGACAATTGTCTAGTTCGCATTTGCACATGCAATCTACCATGAGTCCAGCAACCGCAGCAGCAGTAGCTGCAGCTCAAAAGAAGAAAGGCATTAAGAGCAGTCTTGGTAGATTTTTCAGCAAGAAAGAAAAG ATCAAGGGGAAAGATACACCAATGCCTGGAGATATACCAGGTATGGGAGGAGCAAATACACCTGCAGATCCTGATTATGGAGATAATGTTTCTGTTGCTGGCACTATGGGTAGTAAAAGCGATTTTGAtcgtagaaaaaagaaaag TCCAAGTATGTTTGGAAGTATGTTAGATTCCTCACGACACGAACTTCTGGCGGAGGCAATGAAAGCTGGAACACCTTTTGCTCTATGGAATGGACCAACTGTAGTGGCTTGGCTTGAGCTTTGGGTGGGCATGCCAACGTGGTATGTTGCAGCTTGCCGGGCAAATGTCAAAAGTGGTGCCATAATGAGTGCTCTTAGTGATACCGAAATTCAGCGTGAAATTGGCATAAG tAATCCTCTACATCGATTGAAACTACGGTTAGCTATTCAAGAAATGGTGTCACTTACAAGTCCATCAGCACCAAAAACTTCTCGCACAACCTTAGCATTTGGAGATATGAATCACGAATGGATTGGTAATGTTTGGCTTCCAAGTCTTGGTTTGCCACAGTATCGATCCACTTTCATGGAGTGCCTTGTTGATGCTAGAATGTTGGATCACCTTACCAAAAAGGACCTTCGTGGTCAACTTAGAATGGTTGATAGTTTTCACAG aACAAGCTTGCAATATGGCATTTCGTGTTTAAAACGATTAAATTATGATAGGCAACAATTAGAAGAAAGGAGACGAATGGCGGAAGGTGCGAACGTCGATGTTCTTGTATGGAGTAATGATCGTGTTATAAGATGGGTGCAATCTATCGGCCTGAAA gAATATGGTAACAACCTCTTAGAATCTGGGGTACATGGAGCTCTTATAGCCCTCGATGAAAGTTTCGACGCGAATAGTTTTGCTCTAGCTTTGCAAATTCCAACGCAAAACACACAA GCTCGGCAGTTGTTAGAGATGGAGTTTGCAAATTTATTAACAGTAGGAACAGAAAGGCGACTCGATGAAGCGAATAGTATGAAATCCTGA